Genomic window (Deinococcus aerophilus):
TGGTCTGTGCGGCGCGTTCCAGGGTCAGGGTAAAGCCGCGCCCCACGGCGCTGAACAGCGCCTTGTCCCGCGCATGCCACCGCGGCGTCGTGGTGCGTCCGATCGACAGGATGCCCCGGACCGTGCCGTCGGCCACCAGAGGGTAAGCTCCCACCGCCGAATACATCTCGGTTCCTTCGACACGTTCACGGTCCGCATCCCAGGCGTCAATGAAGACCGCGCTGCGCGAGCGCAGGGTCTGCGCGATGGCGGGCGTGTCGGCCGGCAGGCCCTCCTGCAGAGCGGCGAGCACCTCCCCGGTGAGGTCGTCGGTCCATGCCCGCAACTTCCAGACCTCGCCGTCGGGGGCGTAGTACCCGATCGTGTCGTCGGGGAACCTCGTGCGCAGCACGGTAATGGCCTGCTGGGCCAGGGCCAGGACGTCCGTCTCGGTGCCCACCGCCTCGGTGAAGGCGGCAAAGGCGTCCAGAGACCCCGCCTGCGCCTCGAGTTCCTGGGTCCGTTCCTGTACGCGCCGCTCCAGCTGGGCGTGGCTGTCTTGCAACTGTCCGTACAGCCGGGCATTGTCGAGCGCCACGGCGGTCTGCGCGGCGAGCCCCACCACCAGCTGCTCGGCACGCTCGCTGAACACGCCCGGCTGCGCGTGCCCGAAGAACAGCCCCCCCAGCACTTCGCCCGAGCGGGAGATGACCGGCACGGCGAGGTAACTGCGGACCGGGAGGTGTCCGCTGGGCATGCCCCGGTAGGGGGAATTTTGTCCGTAACGGGGGTCCAGGGTGATGTCCGCCACCCGGACCACTCCTTCCCCGGCGAATGTCGGCCCGAAAACCTTGGTGTTCCGCGGCATGGGAAAGGCGGAGAACGCCTCACGGGGCACCCCGGACAGGGCATACAGGGTGTAGGTTTCCTGTTGCTCGTTCACGAGGTTGTAGAAGAATGCCCCGAACTGGGCGCTGCTCAGCTCGACCCCGGCGTCGGTGACGGCCTGCACGAGCTTGTTCAGGTCGAGTTCTGCGGACACCAGCTGGTTGACCCGGTTGAGCGTGCTCAGAAGCTCCGCCTGTGTCCGCAGGGCTTCTTCGGTCTGCCGATGGTCCTCGCGTGCCTGGCCCTCTGCGCGCCGCAGATGGTCGCGTTCAAACGCCACCTGCGCCAGCCGGATGGCGACGCTGAGCAGCCGCTCCTCGTCCGGGGTCGGGGGGCGCGGGACCTGCGCGTACAGCCCGAAGACACCCAGCACCTCGCCCCCGGGACCAGGAATGGGCACGGCCCAGCAGGCGTGCAGCCCGTGCGTCTGCGCCAGCGCGTGTTCCGGGGACCCCCGGGGGACAGCGCTGGGATCGGTGACATGGACCGGCCCCCGCAGGAACGCCGCCGCCGCGCAGCAACCGGCCTCCAGCCCCGGCCGTGTTCCGTTGACGGCGTTCGTGTACTCCGCAGGCAGGCCGGGCGCAGCGACCACGAACAGCTGATCCACCCCGGGGTCGTGCTGGAGGACGCTGCACAGCAGGCCGTCGGTTCGCTCCGTGACAAACACAGCGAGCTGGCCCAGTACCTCGGGCAGGGGCGTCCCGGTGGCAATCTGTTCGAGCAGCAAGGACTGTCCGGCAACCAGCTTTTCCTGGTGGCGGCGGTGCGTGATGTCACGCGAAATGGCCAGCAGGCGGTGCACCTCGCCGCTGCGGGCGCGGACCGGACTGACGGTGACCTCCCAGTACCGCAGCGTTCCCTTGAAGGTTCGTGCCGGACCCTCAAAAACGTGGGTGTGGCCGGCACGCGCGGCTTCAATCGCCCGCTCCACCTGCGGCCGCAGGTCACCCTCCCAGAAGGCGGGCCAGAACGCCAGCCGGCAGGCATTGAAGTCATCGAGTTCCATCGCGCGCATCCCGCCGACGTTCATGCTCAGGACCCGCGCGTCGAGATCGAGGATCTTGATGCAGTCGCCGCTCGCGTCAATGATGTGCTGAAGTTGCGTTCGGTCTTCTTGACCTGCCTGGCCGTGGGAAGCATGGATGTCCACCCCGGCGAGCATCCAGCCGTGGTGGAGGCCTTTTTCAAACAGGGCCTGAGGGGTGACCTGGAACCACCGGAACTCGCCGTCGTGTCGGCGCAGGCGCATCTCCCGTGGATGGCCGGTGGCCCCGGGCTCCAGGGCGCTGCGGTCATCGGGGTGAACCGCCGCGCTCAGGTGTCCGGCCCGCAGGTCGTCCAGGGTGAGCCCGAGATACTCCTGCAGGGCCGCGTTGGCAGCCACAACATGTCCTTGAAGGCCGATGGTCCAGGTGGGGTGGGGGTGGGTGACGTGGACGCCTGACAGAGACGCCAGCGCATGCGCGTCCACTCCGTCTTGAGAAGTTGACACCCACGGATTGTAAGGGAGAATACGTCGGTTGGGCCCGGGGCAGCAGACGCGGGTGGGAACGGCACCAAAGGGGAAGCTCGGCCTTTAAAGGCAGCACCTCCAGGAAAGGGCACGGACAGACAGATGAACGGCCATGTGGGGTTCGTGGCCTACCTGCTCGTTGCCTGAGCGGGAAATCAGGTTGCCTGAGGAACGTTCGCTTGGGGCGTCACCGGGCGGCGGGGTGGACCGCGCAGGGTCAGCCACAGCGCTCCGAGGCTCAGCAGAAGCGCGGCCAGGCTCGTCAGGGCCCCCAGCACAGGAATCTGCAGGACAAGGGCGAGCAGCAGCGCGCCGACGAGCACCGAGATCACCGGGGCTACGGTTCCCCGAGGCCGCAGGAGATGCGTGGCCCAGGTGCCGAGCAGGTACGCCACGAACCCCTGTGCGCCCAGCGTCGCCAGCCACGCGATCAATGCGGCGCTGCTCAGCAGCGCGGGCAGCCCGATAAGGGCCAGCGGCAGGCCGAGCCCCCCGAGGCTCAGCAGCATGAGCGCGCCCGCGAGCAGGCCGAGCGCAAGTCCGCCCAGCACGGTTAGGACGGGCAGGCCCACGACGGCCAGGGTGCCGTAGCCGAGGCTGGCGGCGGGCGCGCTTCGCAAGCTGTTCCAGAGGCCGGGCAGCCTCGGGCGGGCCAGCCACAGCAGCAGCAGGCCTGCCAGCGCGACGCCGACGAAGGTACTCAGGAAAGTGTTTAAGAAGGCGGCGAAGGAGCTGGGCCGGGGCTGAACGTTCACGCCCGTGACCGGGGCGTACGTGACCTGTCCGCCCACCACCCCGGCGGGCAGAGCCGCCTGACCGGAGTCCGAGCGCTGGAGGGTCAGGTCCCCTGCGATTCGCCCGCCCGGGGTAAACCGCAGGCCAGGACTCCCCGGAGCCGCCCAGGTTCGGGTCGGAACGGCGGTGTCCCCGACGGCCATCTTCGCGTTCCCGCCGATCACGCCCCCGACCTCGATGCCGTTGGCCCCCACATAGGCGTTGCGGGTGATCTGTCCTCCCAGTCGGGCCTGGGAACTGCCCACGGCCACGTCGCGCCCGATGACGGCCCCAGGAGCCACCACGAGCTCTGAACCGGCGGCCAGCAGATCGCGCCCGATGTCTGCACCGCTCTGGACCCGGATCAGGGAACCGGCCAAGCGGGCCGTCTGGGAGACCTTGCCCCCAAGAATCAGCGTTTCGCCCGCCGCCCAGAGGTTGCCGCGCACCTCGCCGTTGATGGTCACCGTGCGGCCCGCCACGAGCAGGTCGCCGTTGACGGTGCCGTCGATCTGCACGTCGTCGCCGGCAACATACAGATCGTCCTGAATCACCTCGGACCGGGCCACGACAACGCGGTCGCCGCTCCGCCAGTCGATGGCCGAGGTCGTGCCGCCGAGCGTCAGGGCGATGAGCAGGCTGCTGGAACGGGTGAAGGAGCGGGTTCGGTGGGTCATGGTGAACCTCCTGGGCGGCCCGGCGCTGCCCCGCTGCATGAACGGGGCGCATATGCCATGAGGGCTGCCCATATCCTTAAGACTGACCCGGCCCCATTGCCAGAGCATTACGGCTGGGTTCAGCCGGACCGCCGGACTGGCGGACGTGCCCAAGATCAGGGCGGACAACAGCGGGTGAAGTCGCCGTTCCAGTGAAGGGGTGTGGGTCTGCCTGGAGGGTGGGGCAGATCGGGCAGACAACCCGCTGCGGATGCTGAGGCCGAGACAGTGGACCGTGGAGCGGTTCTGCGGGTGGAAGGGATTCCGCAACACCAGCCCTGCATGCCGGTCGGATTCCGTGTTCAGTCCATATGTCGGCTGCCCTCCAACAACTGCAGGCCCCTTTCTTCCGGATGCCCCGGTCTTCATGAGGTGCCGGGTGACCTCTGACAGAACTCTTTCTGAGGCCCAGTCCGCCCGGTTTTAGACACTGGTCAGACACGGAAAATCCGATTGTCTTTTCCCTCACACGTGTGTAAGGTGGACCGCATCAGCACGGATCCCTGGGACCCCGGCTGGTAGAGGCGATGACGCGCGGTCCTGTATGCGGGCACCTGGGACGCGCCGAGCCAGTGGTGCGACCGACTATCCGTCACGCTGCGACCCTGGTTGCAGCCATCCCTTCTTGTCCTGCCCATAAGGCAGCGGTAGCCCACCGGGCGCCGTGGAGGACTCGTGACCACATACATTCGCCATGTTCCGGCCTTGAGCCTTGGTTTTTCCGCACACCTTCACAATGAGAACTGCCATGCCGGCCTCTGCGTGCTGCGCAAGCTGCCTGCTTTCCTGGTCAAGGAAGCGGTCTGATGCGCGGCCCAGGATGGATGGTGCTGATCGCCGGTTCCCTGCTGCTCGGTGCCTGCACTTCCCTGCCCACCCCCGCCGAGGCGCCGCAGACGGCCCCGGCCCTGATGGCGCAGTCGGCAAAGTCCGAACCGACGTCCGGCGCCTCGGCGCTGCTCGTCGACCACGCCCGGTTCACGGGCACGGGCGCCAAATGGTGGGCCGAGGGTGCCAAGTGGTGGGCGGAAGGCGCGAAATGGTGGGCCGAGGGCGCCAAGTGGTGGGCCGAAGGGGCAAAATGGTGGGCCGAGGGCGTCTTCGGGCCGATGCCGGCCAACTCGGAGATTCTGCGCGCCGTACGTGTGGATGTGGCCCAGACCCGCGCTCCACGGATGGGGCAGGGTGTGGTCATCGCGGTGCTCGATTCCGGGGTGGACGCCGCACACCCCATGCTGCGCGGGGCGCTGCTGCCCGGCCGCGACTTCGTGGACAACGACCTGGATCCCGCTGAGGAAGGCACCGACGCGGACGTCGCCTATGGCCACGGCACGGCGGTGGCTGGCCTGCTGCGTCAGGTGGCCCCGGGGGCCATGATTCTGCCGCTGCGGGTGCTGGGCTCCGACGGTTCGGGCAAGGCGAGCAGCGTCGCGGACGCCATCCGTTTTGCGGTTGACCAGGGCGTGCAGGTGATTCATCTCAGCATCGCTGCCCCGGTGGCGAGCGAGGGCGTGCGCGCGGCCCTGCAACTCGCCGCGTCCAGGGGGGTGCTGATCGTGGCGGCCTGTGGCAACGACGGAAGCAACCGTCCTGAGGCGCCGGCCAATGCGCTGGACGGCAAGAACCCGCTGGGGCGCTCCGGCGTGTCGGTCAGCGCCGTTCAGACCGACGGCCGTTTTCCAGAGTGGAGCACTCGGGGCGGAGAGGTCCTGGCTCCGGGCGTCGCCGTGCAGAGTGCGTACCCCGGGGGCCGGACGGTCTCGGCCAGCGGCTCCTCCTTCGCCGGACCGCTGGT
Coding sequences:
- a CDS encoding GAF domain-containing protein; the protein is MSTSQDGVDAHALASLSGVHVTHPHPTWTIGLQGHVVAANAALQEYLGLTLDDLRAGHLSAAVHPDDRSALEPGATGHPREMRLRRHDGEFRWFQVTPQALFEKGLHHGWMLAGVDIHASHGQAGQEDRTQLQHIIDASGDCIKILDLDARVLSMNVGGMRAMELDDFNACRLAFWPAFWEGDLRPQVERAIEAARAGHTHVFEGPARTFKGTLRYWEVTVSPVRARSGEVHRLLAISRDITHRRHQEKLVAGQSLLLEQIATGTPLPEVLGQLAVFVTERTDGLLCSVLQHDPGVDQLFVVAAPGLPAEYTNAVNGTRPGLEAGCCAAAAFLRGPVHVTDPSAVPRGSPEHALAQTHGLHACWAVPIPGPGGEVLGVFGLYAQVPRPPTPDEERLLSVAIRLAQVAFERDHLRRAEGQAREDHRQTEEALRTQAELLSTLNRVNQLVSAELDLNKLVQAVTDAGVELSSAQFGAFFYNLVNEQQETYTLYALSGVPREAFSAFPMPRNTKVFGPTFAGEGVVRVADITLDPRYGQNSPYRGMPSGHLPVRSYLAVPVISRSGEVLGGLFFGHAQPGVFSERAEQLVVGLAAQTAVALDNARLYGQLQDSHAQLERRVQERTQELEAQAGSLDAFAAFTEAVGTETDVLALAQQAITVLRTRFPDDTIGYYAPDGEVWKLRAWTDDLTGEVLAALQEGLPADTPAIAQTLRSRSAVFIDAWDADRERVEGTEMYSAVGAYPLVADGTVRGILSIGRTTTPRWHARDKALFSAVGRGFTLTLERAAQTTHIEAQRDALEARSRALEAFALLTRNLNIATDPLALVRRAQEILMSLMPEGYTLYWQPEAGRWVSRSQVGPLGHPGLQQVVDAGLVQGQAATLDRAWQTQQAVFEDLYTQGADTSPDVVAHVRAAAMLPVMVNGQLHGLIGVALFVKRHWTAMDRAVLETVVRSLGLALEGAESAQALKDRTRELERSNAELEKFAYVASHDLQEPLRTISSFSELIERRYGEKLDERGRNYLSLVARGAERMKVLIDDLLVFSRLNAVQEPHSVLPLADPLQEALERLHAAVEHSGAVVRHGPLPAVTGNLSELTQLFQNLIGNAIKFRREGVVPEIHLEAAREGGIWHITVRDNGIGFEAQYAERVFQIFQRLHVRDQFEGTGMGLAIVRKILEHHGGRVWAESEPGQGSTFHFTLPALQEA
- a CDS encoding bactofilin family protein; this encodes MTHRTRSFTRSSSLLIALTLGGTTSAIDWRSGDRVVVARSEVIQDDLYVAGDDVQIDGTVNGDLLVAGRTVTINGEVRGNLWAAGETLILGGKVSQTARLAGSLIRVQSGADIGRDLLAAGSELVVAPGAVIGRDVAVGSSQARLGGQITRNAYVGANGIEVGGVIGGNAKMAVGDTAVPTRTWAAPGSPGLRFTPGGRIAGDLTLQRSDSGQAALPAGVVGGQVTYAPVTGVNVQPRPSSFAAFLNTFLSTFVGVALAGLLLLWLARPRLPGLWNSLRSAPAASLGYGTLAVVGLPVLTVLGGLALGLLAGALMLLSLGGLGLPLALIGLPALLSSAALIAWLATLGAQGFVAYLLGTWATHLLRPRGTVAPVISVLVGALLLALVLQIPVLGALTSLAALLLSLGALWLTLRGPPRRPVTPQANVPQAT
- a CDS encoding S8 family serine peptidase, with product MRGPGWMVLIAGSLLLGACTSLPTPAEAPQTAPALMAQSAKSEPTSGASALLVDHARFTGTGAKWWAEGAKWWAEGAKWWAEGAKWWAEGAKWWAEGVFGPMPANSEILRAVRVDVAQTRAPRMGQGVVIAVLDSGVDAAHPMLRGALLPGRDFVDNDLDPAEEGTDADVAYGHGTAVAGLLRQVAPGAMILPLRVLGSDGSGKASSVADAIRFAVDQGVQVIHLSIAAPVASEGVRAALQLAASRGVLIVAACGNDGSNRPEAPANALDGKNPLGRSGVSVSAVQTDGRFPEWSTRGGEVLAPGVAVQSAYPGGRTVSASGSSFAGPLVTGALALALAEGQDAATLAARLSSGKLLDAAQLLQ